In the Clostridium gelidum genome, AACTGGTGAAATTTCAGATGAATTATTCGGCTACAAATATACAGATTTTGCTCCAAGTGCTGAAGAATTCCAAAAGGAATCTCAAAAGAGAATGAGGGAATTATATATGTACGATGTACTTCGTGCAGACCGTTGTATCAGCTCAAATTCTTTGGAAGCAAGAGTACCTTTTGGTGATTTGGATTTTGTAAAATATGTTATGGCCATTGATCCTGAAACGAAGTTAAACAAATACAAAATGGGTAAATACCTTTTGAGACATGCATTTGAAGGGGATTATCTTCCAGATAATATTTTATATCGTGAAAAAGCAGCATTTAGCGATGCTGTAGGGCATTCTATGGTAGATCATTTAAAGGAATATGCAGAAACATATTATTCTGACAAAGAATTTGAAATCCTATGTGAAAAATATAAATATCACGCAAAACCATTCACAATGGAATCGCTTTTATACAGAGAAATTTTTGAAAAATACTATCCAGGACAAGCAGAAATGGTAGTAGACTTTTGGATGCCAAACAAAGAATGGGAAGGCTGTAACGTAAATGATCCTAGTGCTAGAGTATTATCAAACTATGGTGGTAGCGGTAAATAATTCAGATACTCTAAAAAATTTACAATATTATATATAGAGATTTGAAATCATATTTACAAAGTTTTGTTTACATGATAAAATGAAGTTAATATATTTTTGATAGCAAAGGTGCTAACAAGCTGTAAAGTTGTTAGTGCCTTTTTTGTTTTAAAAAATCTTTACAATAAATTCAAAAAAGATATTAAAAATAAATTTAGAAATTATATAGTTTTAAATTATATAAAGAAAGGAGTTCCAATAATGGCAGGAGTATATCAAAAAATGGCAGAAAAGATACCTAATATGAGTAAATCACAAGAAAAAATAGCGAAATATATATTATCACATCTTAATACGACACCTTTTCTAACTGTAGAAAAATTAGCAAAGTTATCTGGGGTTAGTATTGCAACTATTACGAGATTTGTAACATTTCTAGGATATAAAGGCTATCCTGAATTTTTAAAAGATACTCAAGAATCTATGCAACAGCAAATAACGAATATTGAACGTATAAAAATTGAGTCTGAAAAAGATTCTGGTGAAGAAAAAGATATTTATGACCTATTTGAAGATGATGTAAATAATATTAAATTAACTATGGAGGATTTAAATTTATATGAATTAAAAAAATCAGTTGATTTATTATTAAATTCAAAAAGAATATATATAGTTGCACGAAGAAATTCTTCTGTAATTGGGATATTTCTTAAATATTATCTTGATTTAATGTTTAATGATGTTCATTTAATTGAAAACATAGAACAAATACCTAAACAAACTAATGAATTTAGTAGTGAGGATGTAATTATTGGAATTAGCTTTGAGAAATATGCTAGAAGCACAGTAGAAATTTTCACATATTTAAAGACAAATGGAGCTAAGACTATAGCTATTACAGATACTATGTTATCTCCTCTTGTACCATATTCAGATATTACATTAACAGCTGTAAGTAAAGGCTCTACATTTATAGAATCTTTTGCAGCCCCACTAAGTTTAATTAATGTTTTAATTGTATATATTGAAAAGGAAAAGAAAGATTTCTTTAATAGTAATGTAGAATTATTGGAAGCAGCATGGAAAAAATTTGATTTATTCATTTGAAGATTATGTATGTATATTTTTGAATAAGGTTTCTACCCTAACATATAGCATGTCTATTGTTTGAGTAGGAACTTTATTAATGCTTAATATGGTATTCAATAATATATTGGTCAAAACATCATAAGAAAAAGAACCTTAACTTAGGAGAATATATCTAAAATTAAGGTTCCTTACAATTTCTTATTTCTTTCTAAAAACACATCTGAAATTCTAATAAATTCTTGTAAATTGCAATTCCCTGCTCTCTCTCCAATTCCATCTAATGTGCAATCTACATATTTTGCTCCATACTTTACAGCTTCAAGTGAAATCGGAATTGCCATACCGAAATCATTATGAGCATGTATTTCAATCTCCATACCTGTACTTCTTATTATGGTTTTAACTGCATCTTTAACTTTAGAAGGCATTAATATTCCTACTGTATCTGCATATCGAACTCTTTCAACACCAAATTCTTTAACTATTTCACATAAATTAATAAGATAATTTATATCTGCTCTTGAAGCATCTTCAAATCCAATAGTCACTTCATAGCCTTTATCTTTGGCAAAATATACACAATCTCTAAGATTTTCTTCAACCCATATTTTATCTTTCCCTAAATTTGAGTATATCTGTATATCAGAGGTAGGCACACTTATATGAATTATATCTGGTTTGCATTCTATTGAATACATTATATCTTTTCTATTCATTCGATTCCATGTAGAAATCAAAGAATTTTTCCTGCCAGCTAAAATCCTCTTAATACATTCCTTTTCCAAATCACCCATTACAGGTATCCCCGCTTCTATTTGATATATATTATTTTCATCCATGTATTTTGCTATCTCCACCTTCTCATCTATTGAAAAAGCTTTTCCTGCACTTTGTTCTCCATCTCGCAACGTTGTATCTACAATATATATTTTCTCATTAAAGCTTTCTTGTAAATTCATAACATTCCCTCCTTCCTTGAAAAAATTTGTTTTAAAAGTTAAATGTTTAATTATAAATTCTAATATTCTAAAAAATTTTAGAATTTGCTTATACAATGCGATTTAATGACTATCTATATGCTGCATTTTTTATAAATTTCTTCTATTTCTTTATCATTTAATCCTCTTCTGTTTTTTGTACTAAGTCTTCTTACATCCTCTAGCATGCAGTTTAAATCACTCGAATCATATTTTATATTTAATTCTTTTAATTTTATCTCTAATGATTTCATTCCCGAATGCTTGCCTATAATAATAATTCTTTTCCTTCCAATTGCACTTGGATCATAAGGTTCATAAGTGGATGGGTTTTTAGAAATTCCATTTACGTGTATTCCAGATTCTACATTAAAAATATCCTTACCTATAAAAGGCATATCCCCACGTAGCTTGCTTTCTGTAATATCTTCAAAAAGATTAAGTACTTTCGGCAACAGCTTATGATTTCCTCGTAGTTTTATTTTTTCCAAAAAAGACAGTGCTCCTAAGATTTCTTCAAGGGGAGCATATCCACCAATTCCTGCAAAAGTTGTAATAACCCTTTTCCCTCCAAGTTTAATCCACTCTAAACTCATGGCTGTAGATGCTCCATACTTGTTTTTAATACACATTTGTATATTGGTTCCAAAAGCATTCGTAATTTCAAAAAAAACTTTTTCATAGTCGTAAAAAATAATATCATCTAATCCAGTTACTCTAGCATTTTTTAAATTGCATAAATTAGACTTACTAATTAAACTATTATAAAATTCATTAGCATTTTGAATCTCAACATTATTGTTATTAGATATTATAAATCTTATATTTTGTGGCAGTGGTGATAATTCTTCATAGAGTTCTTGAGTAATTTCAATAAAATCACTTCCTATTATATATAGCAATTTTATGAACTCTTTTATCTCAGGAATTTTCTGCTTAAACTTATCACCATATATCTCTTTTAGAACAATTATTGTCTTATCTATGATTTCTATTTTTCTTTCACTCATAATTTCACCCCTTTTAAACTATAATTAAATTCTATGATTATATTTTAAAATATAAAAAGAGCCTTATTTAATATAATTTATTATATTAAATAGGCTCCATTGCCACTTTTAAAAAAATAGTCTAAGAACAACTAAATATATGAGTTGCTTCTTAGACTTCATTGCCTTAATTGTAATCAAGTTTTCTTATTATTATATTATCATAATAGATATGATTTGTATAACATTTTCTTAACTTTTTTCTTTATTAATTAACAAATCATTACTAAATCATTGTAATATAATGATATTCACTTTATAATTATATTTAATATAATTTAGTTTTATATATTAATCTACGGTCTGTTTTGAACCATATTACGTTAATTCTTATGGTTAATCTTCACATAATACATAAGTAAGTTTTTAGGGGGTGTTCTACAAATGGAATTATTTGATTCTAACTCAAATTCAGTAAATTTAAATATAGAACGCTTTTCAGAAATGATTGGAGCAAACTGGAGTATATCTCCATCAGTTTTTAAAAATTATATTTTAGCAAATATAAGTATTGCAATAACTAGAGATTCAGAACTCAGAAAAAATATTAATAAAATATATCTTCTTGATAAGATAAATTATTATAATGCTGCTATAAATTCATCCTGCATTAACCACATTATAATGACTCAAGGGACTCTTGAGCAAGAGATTGAGGGGCGAAAAGCATTAGGTATACTTTTAATCGCTGAAAAAGATCATAATTTAAGAAATAACATAATAGCTTTATTACGAAAGTCTTATCCTGTTATATTTAATGCAGTTAAAAAGCATGATAAAAATGCTTTAACTAAAAGATACACTCAAATGGATAAAGTAACACGTAAAGCCGAAGCTAGATTAGATTCTTCAATCTATTTTTATTTTTCTATATATCGCTGTGAAGATACTGTTGATCAAGGTTTTATTCTTTCAATTATTGAAGATATGAACTTTTTTGAATTTCATGATCCCATAACAAGAGTAATAAGCAAGGAGATAGAACTCCATAAAATTGAATTACAAAAAATCAAATCATTATTAAAGAGAGAATATGGTAAGTTAAATAGCTATACAGATATTTTAAATAGTGAATTTAATTTCATTGAGGATTTTGGAATTATTTTAGAGAATATTTTTATCATTAATAAATTTGATATAAATTATTTGTTCTATAATTCTAATTTTTTAAATATTGATGAAATAATCTTATCTTATATTAAAAGTAATGATGGTGAAATAGATATAAGAGTAATACTTCAAACTATAATTAATGGTATATTTATAAAATCACTACTTAACGAATATAAAAATGCTAGAGAATTATACTTTAGCAATAGTCAAGAAACACTTTTTTTTAAGATAGACTCATTAGAGGAAAAGCTTTTTAACCTTGAAAAAGATAACCTAACATTGTCAAACCAAATTGATACACTTGAAAAAGAGAATGGATCATTTGATAAAGTTCTTACTCGTCAAAAAAATGATTTTAATAAAAAACATAATTCTGAGGTATTAACTCTGCAAAATAGAATTGAAGAACTTGAAGATCAATTAGCATCAGAAAAAAAGTATAGAACTGAACTAAATGAAATAAGAAAATATATATTTAAAATCAATAATAACTATGTTCCTTCTAATACTGAAAAAACTTTAGATTATTATATAGCTAGAAAAAATATACTAATTATTGGTGGCTCTAAAGAATGGAGAAGAAAATTTAGAGAAAAATATCCTGACCTTAGAACATTATCAGGATTTAATGAAACCTTTGATACTACTATTTTATCCAATTATGATTATGTTTTTTTCTATACTGGTTTTATGAACCACGCTACTTATTATAGAGCTATTAATTTTATACGTTCAAATTGCATAAATTTTGGGTATATTGGAAAAACAAATATAGAATTGGTAGAAGATGAAATTATTGATGAATTAGAGAAATATGAACCTAAATAACAGATAGATACCCACAATGAAAATCACACTTATGCGCATACCCGCCGAAATTGAATACATATTTGTTCCATAGGAATGTGAAAATTTCGCTGGAAGTATCTAAATGGCAGGTTGCACCCACTTTAGCTTGCTCCAACTATTCAGTTGGACAAGCTAAAGTGGAACAACCTGCCATTAAGATGCTTCAACAGCTTATTTTCAATGCCTACTCCACAAATATGTATCCAATTTCTCTGTTTGTATATACGCCTAAGTGTAGTGAATGTTGAATATAATACCAAGTATATGTAAAACTTCTATGTGTTTATCTATAAAATAAGAACTTCAAGGAAAAGCGTATGATTTCCTTAAAGTTCTATTTTTTTAACGAAATATAGCATCGTATTTAATTATATATATTGTATTTTATAGTCTACAATCCACAGTAAGTTACCTAAAACTATCATCATTAATTGAGCATTGATAATTACAACATATATATCTTATACATCTTTCTTATATAACTAATTCTTCTACTACTTTTCCGCCTTCGATATGTTGTTCTACAATTCTTTCCACATCTTCAACTTTTACATTTCCATACCAAGTTCCTTCTGGATAAACAACCACAATAGGACCTTTATTACATACCCCTAAACAACCAGTATTAGTAACCATTACTTCGTTTATTAAGTCTCTGTCTTCAACTTCCTCCATAAATTTTTGTACAACCTTTACAGAATCTTTAGAATAACACATTCCTTTTTGCATTCCATTAACTCTACAGCTTGCGCAAACAAAAATATGATGCTTTATATCTATCATTTCACTCGTCTCCTTTTTTATTAAATATTTATATTTTACTTAAGACATATTAAAGAAAATAACAAGTCAATAATGCGATGAAATCTTCTTATATGCAACATAACTGCTCTTTTTCACTGTGTATATTTTCCTTCAGACGAAGAAGTATGTTCATCTTATAGGGGGCTATTAGGTGAATATGCTTATGAAGTATGAAGGAAAATATACTAGCATGCTGACTTATTATTTCTTTGTATATGCTTAATTATATTAAAATGTAAGTAACCATCAGAGTTTAAAAACAAAATTGATGCAAACATCAAAATCATTAAATCTCTTAAGCTCTTAGCATTTCTTTAACTTCTGTCCCTTTTAATATAGATTCTGCAGCTTTTACAACTGCTGTTTCAATTGTTTCACAAGTCATAAATACTTCTATTCCCATATCTTTAAATTTCTTTTTAGGATCATCACCCATTCTAAGTGAAAGTACTCCATCACAATCTGAAACAACTTTAGATAGTTTAGCAAATTTATCTTCTTCTTCATCACAGACGTCGATACCATTACAGTATTTATCTACATCTCTTTTTTCTATATATTTTGCCTCTCCATTTTTGCATTCATAAATATAAAATTCTGATGCATGTCCAAAGTGCATATCAACTCCAATGCCGCTTTTTGAAGCAATTGCAAATTTTAATGGTTTTTCTTCTTTTGTTGTACTTTGATTCATAGGTTTATTGAATTCTTGAGACTTATCATCTCCAAGTAATCCAATTGCATCAGCTCTACATTGTTTGCAATGATACATTTGTTTAATATTTATTTCACATTTTTTTCTTAAATCCATTATTTCTTTATTACTTGTAAGTGGCATGTTTTCAAATACACTACCTTTAACTGGTATCATTTGCATTATGTTTGTTATTCCCGCGCCAAGTTCTTTAACTTTTTTAGTTACTTCTTCTATATGGTGATCATTAATTCCCTTAAGCATTACAATGTTAACCTTAACCATAATCCCTCTATCAGCTAAATACTTAATACCTGATAATTGATTATTTAAAAGAATTTGAGTTCCTTCCACGCCAGTATAAGTCACACCTAGATAATCTATAAATTTATATACTTTTGCTGTTATCTTAGGATCTATAGCATTCATTGTTACAGTTACATGAGTTACTCCTAAATCAATTAACTCTTGAGCATAAAATGGAAGCATTAAGCCATTTGTTGATAAACAGAAGGTAACTTCATTATCATATTCTTTTATAAGCTTTAGAGTTTTTCTTACTTCATCAAAATTAGCAAGTGCATCTCCAGGACCTGCAATACCAACTACCTTTAAGTTATCCATTTTAGATTTTACTAATTTGTATTTTACAAATGCCTCTTCTGCAGATAAGACTTCTGTTGTTACCCCTGGTCTACTTTCATTAACACAATCAAATTTTCGGAGGCAATAATTACAGCTAACATTACATTTAGGTGCTATAGGAAGATGCATTCTTGCATATTTATGAGCTGAATCACAACTAAAACAAGGATGAGTTTTTGTTTTTTCCTCAACTTCTTCTCTAACACTAGCTTTTATTTCTATGTTGCTCTCCTCAATCATCTTTTCTTTAATTGTGATTTCACTCATTATGCTCTCCTCCTTATAATATTCATTATATAAATTTTCTCTAAATGTAGATTCTGTTTTTGCAAGCATCACATTTGTAATTTGATCACTTAAATTTAAAGAACCCTCATATCCTATAGATAAAATTCTTTGACCACCAATTCTATCATGAATAGGAAATGCCATTCTAATTAAAGGTACCTTGTGTTTTTCTTCTATTCTTCTACCATCAGAGCTTCCAATCATTACATTTACCTTTAAATCTAAAACATATTTTTCTATTCCTTTAAAATCTGCTTCATCTGTAATTATGCATTCTCCTGCAAACATTAGTTTAGCAAGTTCATCAACTTCTTCTCTTAAACTTGGTTCAAGTTTTTTGCATGCATCTCCACTTGCAATAAGCACTGGTACTACTCCATTTTCTATAGCTAGTCTTGCTACAGAATATACAAAATCAGGTTCTCCAAAGATTGCTATTCTTGCTTCTGCATTATACTTATGAGAATCTATCATAGCATCTAAATATCTACCTCTTTGTTTTTTATATTTTTCTGGAATAGGCCTTCCAGAAACTTCACACAATACTTTTAAAAATTTATCCGTTTCTCTAAGTCCTCTTGGTATATTAATTCTATAATTTTTAACGCCATAAGCTTCTTCTAAGTAGCTTCCAACAGAATATTCTTCTTTAATAAATGTAGATAGTTCAATTGTAGCTTTTGCCCCCCCCATATATTTAACTTCTTCTATGGTAGTTCCACTTGAAGGTAATCTATTATAATTTTTACTGTGCCCTCCATCTAAACTTTCAGATATATCCGGAAGCAAAATATAATCAATTTCAAAATCACTTAGTATTTCTTTAAGTTCTCTTGTATCAGCACTGCTGATTGGTCCAGTTACAATATTTATTTTTTCATTAGGCTTTATGTCCATTTCTACATTTTCTACTACTGCTCTTAGTGCTGTAAAATATCCCCCATATTGAGTTCCACCATATCCCGGAGATTTTATTGGTATTAATTTGACTTTAGTTTCTGGATGTTTTTCATAAAATATTTTTGAAAGTCTATCTACATCTTCTCCAATTGTCTCAGCAAGACAAGTTGTTGCAATACCAATAACTTCTGGATTATATAATTTGATTAAATTTTCAATCCCCTTAATCAAATTGTTTTCTCCACCATAAACAGTTCCTTCTTCTGTAAGCGAAGAAGATGCTATATCTATTGGTTCATTATAATGTGTTGCCATATGTCGCCTTATATATGTACTGCAACCTTGTGATCCATGCAAAATTGTCATGCAACCCTTGATTCCATATAAAGCATTGCAAACTCCCATAGGCATACACATTTTGCATGGGTTAACAGTTAGATTCACATAATTACTCTTCATTTTCTTCACTCTCCTTTACATATTTCCATACAGGACTATTTATTGATAAATTAATTTCCTTTGCAAAATTAACAGCTCCAACAAATCCACCTAGAGGATGTTTTCTTTCATGATTATGATCACAAAAAGCAACTCCGAGTTTATACGCAAGTGGTCTTTCTTTTACTCCACCTACTAAAATATCTACATCTTGTTCTAACATAAATTTTTCTAATTCATAAGGATTTGCATCATCCAAAATAACTGTTCCATCATTAACCAAACTATTTATTACTTCATAATCATCTGCTTTCCCAGTTTGTGTTCCAACCATTACTGTATCTATTCCAAATTCATTAAATTGTTTAATTAAAGAAATTGCTTTAAAACCTCCACCTACATATATAGCTGCTTTTTTACCTTTAAGATTTTTTTTGTATTCATTTAATATAGGCATTATTTTTTCTTCTTCTTCTTTTACAAAAGCCTTAGCCTTTGCTAAAGTCTCTTCATCTCCAAATAAGCTTGCAATTTTAAGTAATGAATTTTTACTATCTTCGACTCCAACAAAACTTATTTTAACAAAAGGAATTCCAAATTCCAGTTCCATATTTTTTGCTAAATATGTCATAGAGCCAGCACATTGAACAACATTAACAGTTGCACTACTAGCTTTTAATAAATTAGCATAACTAGAATCACCTGTAATTGTTGATACTACATCTATTCCAATTTTCTTCAAATACTCTTTTACAATCCATATTTCTCCTGCTAAATTAAAATCACCAAGCATATTAATTCCTTTTACTTTAGGTAAAACATTTCTTCTAAAAATATTCATTAGTGCATTACACGCTAATTTGTATCCCTTAGATTTATTCCCCGAAAATCCTGGTGCCATAACAGGTATAACTGGCACATTATACTTTTCTTCTGCCTCTTTACAGACAGCTTTAATATCATCACCAATAACTCCAACTATGCAAGTTGCATAAACAAAAATCAACTTTGGATTATGATTTTCCATAATACCTTCTATAGCTGCTATTAGCTTCTTTTCTCCACCGAATATTACATCTTTTTCTTGTAAATCTGTTGAAAAACTATTTCTATATAAATCATCACCGCTTGAAAGACTTCCTCTTATATCCCAAGTATAACTAGCACATCCTATTGGTCCATGAACTATGTGGTATGCATCAGTTATTGGATTTAGAACTACTCTTGCACCACAATAAACACACGCTCTTTGACTAATTGATCCCGATACACTATCACCATCACACTTCATTGAATTTTTATTCTTTCCTTCTTTTGTGCATATAAAGTCTTCTCTTTCTTCAAGAACTGAATTTGATTTTTTCTTTTCCATAGGTCACACACCACCTTTTCGATTTATAATTATCAATTTGGAATTGAGAATATAGGATGTATAATGTACCTATTAGTTCATTCTACATTCTCAATTCTAAATTTTGAATTTATTAATGAATTGAGCAATTGACACGTCTTAGTTCGTGTTCAATTGCTCAATCATTGAGTTTATTCTTTTTTAGTTATTTATACATATCTTTTAGGTTTATACATATCCTTATTTAAGATCTTGGTTGCTGCATAGCTGCTTCTTTTATTTGTGCATATCTTTTTAAGTTCTTGATTGCAGCATAGCTGCTCTTTTCATAGGGGCATATCTTTTTTAAGTTCTTGGTTGCAGCATAGCTGCTTCTTTTATATGTGCATATCTTTTTATTTATACTATTTTACACACTTTATGGAAAATAAAATTCCTGATTATACTTGTTAGAGTAATTCAAATACACATTTACTAAACTTTAAGTACATACATACACTAGAAATCAAATACATTTTTGTGAAGCAGGCATTTGAAAATTTCACTGCTAAAAGTACTTAATGGAAGCTTGTTCCACATTAGCTTGTCACACTGAAAGTGGGAGCAAGCTAATGTGGGTGCAAGCTTCCATTTAGTACTTTCAGTGATATTTTCATAGTCCTGCGGAATAAAAATGTATTTGATTTCGGTCAGCTAGAACATACCTTAAATTTACGTTACATTACTAATTCAAAATCTTCATCCTTAGCATCTCTGTCTTGTCTATCCATTAGAGCACCAAGCATTAATTCTAATAATCTCATACCACCTCTGTATCCAGTAACTGGCATTAATGAGTGAACATATCTATCTAATACTGGGAATCCAACTCTAACTAATGGTATATCTTCAGCTTTTGCTATATATTTACCATGAGTTCCACCCATTAATAGATCTACTGTTTCATTTTTTATCAATTGGTGTAAGTAAAATAAATCTGAATCTTGTTTAACTATAGATCCTTCAACACCAAATTCTGCAAATAATGCATTTATTTCTTTCTCAAATGCCATTCCTGGAGTACCTGTAATTACATATTTAGGTATCATTCCAAGTTCTAATACAAATTTAGTTAATGAAATTAATGTATCAGGATCTCCGTATAAAGCTACTTTCTTTTTATCATAATATGGATGCGCATCTAGCATTATATCAACAAGTTGTCCTCTTTCCTCTTCAAGTTCATAAGGAACTTCTTGTTTACTAAATCTACTTAATTCCATAATATAATCATCAGTAGCTCCAATACCTATAGGCATCTTTAATGTATTGTAAGGAACTTTAAATTTCTTTTCTAGTGTACTTGCACCTGCTTCTGATGCAAAACTTCCTATTGCTAAAGTTTTTTCGCAGTCTCCAAGTTCTATGATGTCTTGAACTTTTGTTCCACCCTTTGGATACATTTGATATTTACCAGTCATTGGAGAATCTAAAACTCCAGTTGTATCAGGAATCATTGTAAAATCTACACCCATAAGTTTTAACATTCTTTTCATTTCACGCATATCACCAGGGTTAACAAATCCAGGTATTACGCACATTTTTCCATTTTTTACTCCAGTTGTTTTAGATAAGCCATTAATAAAACCTGTGACCATGTTAGAGAATCCAGTAATATGTGATCCAACATAACTTGGAGTATTGGCATGTAACACGTACTTTCCTTCTGGAATATTCATATCTGAGATGTAAGTTTTTAAGTCATCACCTATAGTTTCTGATAAACATGTAGTATGAATTGCAATTATCTCTGGATTATATATATCAAAAATATTTTTTACAGCAGTTTTAATATTACTACCTCCACCAAATACGCAAGCCCCTTCACTAAATGCTGAAGTAGTTGCTATAGCTGGTTCTTTAAAATGTCTTGATAATACTGTTCTATGGTATGAACAACAACCTTGTGATCCATGACTATGTGGCATACAACCATGAACACCAAGTGCAGCATACATTGCTCCAACTGGTTGACATGTCTTACTAGGGTTAATCGTAACTGCTTTTCTTTCTACTATTTTTTTTGGGGTTAAATCTAACATTATGCCTCACCTCCAAATGTTCCTTCTAATATAGATTGCTTTTTCCATGGCGCTACCACGAATCCCCAAGCTGGTGTGTATATTCCCATAGTTACATCGCGTCCAAAATTAACAGCACCTTTAAATCCTGCATAAGGTCCACTGTAATCATAAGAATGTAATTGTCTTGATAAAACTCCACCTTTCTGTATTGTGTATTTATCTTTAATACCTGTAAAGAATATGTCTGGCTTTAGTTCTTTAATAAATTGTTCTTGTTCAAATTCATTTAAATCATCTACTACGATTGAACCTTTTGGCATATCAACCATCATACCATCATAATTTTCTAAATCATGTATAGTTTTCTTTAATTCTTGTATTTCTTCTTCTGATTTATATTCTTTGTATTTCCCTTCAATCTTTTCAACTTCTAATACTTCTATATTTTTTAAATCTGCATCTTCAACAATACTAGGAATTACTTCTCTACCTTCATAATCATCTCTGTGTGCAAATTCAAATCCTGCAAGTACTGTTTCTACTCCCAAATCATTTAATAACAATTGATAATGATGGGCTCTTGAACCACCAACATATAATGCTGCTGTTTTTCCTGTTAACTTGCTCTTGTAATATTCCATATCCTCTTTTATGTCTTCAAGCTCTTCAGCTATTACTTCTTCTGTCCTAGCTGTTATAGCTGGATCATTAAAGAATTTTG is a window encoding:
- the nifE gene encoding nitrogenase iron-molybdenum cofactor biosynthesis protein NifE, with product MEKKKSNSVLEEREDFICTKEGKNKNSMKCDGDSVSGSISQRACVYCGARVVLNPITDAYHIVHGPIGCASYTWDIRGSLSSGDDLYRNSFSTDLQEKDVIFGGEKKLIAAIEGIMENHNPKLIFVYATCIVGVIGDDIKAVCKEAEEKYNVPVIPVMAPGFSGNKSKGYKLACNALMNIFRRNVLPKVKGINMLGDFNLAGEIWIVKEYLKKIGIDVVSTITGDSSYANLLKASSATVNVVQCAGSMTYLAKNMELEFGIPFVKISFVGVEDSKNSLLKIASLFGDEETLAKAKAFVKEEEEKIMPILNEYKKNLKGKKAAIYVGGGFKAISLIKQFNEFGIDTVMVGTQTGKADDYEVINSLVNDGTVILDDANPYELEKFMLEQDVDILVGGVKERPLAYKLGVAFCDHNHERKHPLGGFVGAVNFAKEINLSINSPVWKYVKESEENEE
- the nifK gene encoding nitrogenase molybdenum-iron protein subunit beta; this encodes MLDLTPKKIVERKAVTINPSKTCQPVGAMYAALGVHGCMPHSHGSQGCCSYHRTVLSRHFKEPAIATTSAFSEGACVFGGGSNIKTAVKNIFDIYNPEIIAIHTTCLSETIGDDLKTYISDMNIPEGKYVLHANTPSYVGSHITGFSNMVTGFINGLSKTTGVKNGKMCVIPGFVNPGDMREMKRMLKLMGVDFTMIPDTTGVLDSPMTGKYQMYPKGGTKVQDIIELGDCEKTLAIGSFASEAGASTLEKKFKVPYNTLKMPIGIGATDDYIMELSRFSKQEVPYELEEERGQLVDIMLDAHPYYDKKKVALYGDPDTLISLTKFVLELGMIPKYVITGTPGMAFEKEINALFAEFGVEGSIVKQDSDLFYLHQLIKNETVDLLMGGTHGKYIAKAEDIPLVRVGFPVLDRYVHSLMPVTGYRGGMRLLELMLGALMDRQDRDAKDEDFELVM